DNA sequence from the Leptospira limi genome:
CCATTATGGGAGCCGATCTTGCCTTACAATCCCCCCAGGAAATCACTGATTATGCTAAGGATTTATTGAAAAACCACCTACCAAAAGGTGCTAAATCCAGTGCTTCGATCCAATTTTTATCCATGATCTCCAATGAATCTGGTTCTGAAAATTCTCTCAGTTTCGTAAAAGGAATCGAAACAAATTACCCCTTTTACGGGGAAATGAAAACCGAACCAGAAAATGCGTATCACAATCTAAAAGCAAACCAAGTACTCTTAGATCAAACTCTTGTTGAAAACTTAAAACTGAAACTCGGTGATCGAGTTCGATTGGGTGATAGCCTTCTTGTACTTGCTGGCGTTGTAATAAAAGAACCAGGTGCAGTTGGTTCCTTTGTGGGTTCGGCTCCTGGTTCTATCATTCGAAAAGACACTGCGATCCAAACAGGACTTGTGCAACGAGGAAGTCGTATCCGTTATACGATCTATTTACAATTCCCTGAATCCATCGATACTTTGGATTGGAAGGACAAAGAGTTTGAGTCCTTTATCAAAGAAGACTTAACCATTTATCACAATACAGAAGTCAATTCTGGGTCCCAACAGTTCATCAAAAACACATTTGATTATATGGCTCTTCTTGCTCTTGCCGGATTTTTTCTCGGAGCCATATCAGTGTATACAGCAGTTCGCACAAGGTTACTTGAAAAACGGAATGAAATTGCGATTCTTATGTGCCTTGGTGCCAAACCCAATGTCATCCTTTTGTTAGTATTTTCGGAAATTCTGATCCTTTCAATATTGGGAACAGTCTTTGGACTTTTACTTGGAATCTTCATCCAATCTTTATTTCCCGATATCAGTGGGATCATGTCGGTAGGGACAAACGTCATCCTTGGACTTTCTGCATCGTCTCTTTTATGGAGTTTAGTGTTAGGTGTGATTTTGCCACTCCTCATTTCGATTCCACTCGTCTTAGAAACAAGGTCGGTAAAACCTTTAGCAGCATTGAAAGAAGTGGAATCACAAACAAGTGGGAATTTATCCTCTTCCTATTGGCAATTTGGTAGTTTTGTTTTGATATACATTCTCTTTACAAGTCTTGCGATCTTAGAAACAGAAAGTATCTTTAAGGGCATCCTCTTTACACTTGTTTTGTTAACCTTGCCTCTCCTTGTGTACGGATTGTACATACTCTTTGGAACTTTCCTTCAAAAAATTTCAAAATTAGGATGGTTATCGAAGGAGTGGAGCCTTGTTACAAAAAAAGTCACACGTAAATCAGGTGCCCTTCGCCTGTCCATCATTGGTCTTGGATCGGCACTCTTTATCTTAACACTCTCTCTCATCTTACAAGAAAGTTTACTTGAGTTAAGTGGAGCAAGAGAAATCGAACGAAGGCCTAACATGTTCCTTCTCGATATCCGTGAAACACAAAAAGAGGGACTACTCCAAGCCATCTCCAAGTTCCCTGTGGAAAAACAATATGTGGCTCCCGTGATTGGAGCTCGTTTGTCCAAGGTAAATGGAGAACCTGTCAAAAAAGAAGACACCATTAAAAATGCAATGGACCGCAACTGGCGAGCCACAGCAAGAACTCGCGAATACTTTTTGTCCTACCGCGATTCTTTGTATGATACAGAAGAAGTGACCAAGGGGAGTTGGTGGAAAGAATCAAGCCAAAATGAAATTTCCGTGGAACGAGATTTTTCTACCTATTTACAAGCGGGCATCGGGGATGAGCTTACCTTCAATGTACAAGGGAGAGAAGTAACTGGGAAAATCACAAACCTTCGTTCGGTGAACTGGGCGGATATGAAACCAAACTTTGTGGTGTTATTTTCCAGAGGGATTTTGGAAAAAGCTCCTAGGTTTTATATTGTATCGTTACTCATTGACAACGGAACGGATCGTTACCAATTACAAAAGGTCATTGTGAATCAGTTTCCCAATATCACTGTGATTGATACAGAAAAAACAATCCAAGCCTTTATGGGAATTTTGGAGAAGGTAACACAAATGATGGCGCTTATGACGATGTTTATCCTCGCTGCATCTTTTGTTCTAGTGTTTACCACACTCTATGCAAGCCAATCCGAACGAAAACGGGAATTTGCACTCTTACGTGTGATTGGAGCAAACAGTCGTTTTATGGGAAAACATTTCCTACGAGAGGCATTCCTTGTTTCCGTGATTTCGTTTTTCCTAGGACTTGTGTATGCAGTGGGATCCAACGAAGTATTAAACCGATCCGTGTTGGAACTTCGCAGTGTGTATCCTTATGGACAACTTTGTTTGGTATTTTTGGGAATTTGTTTTGTGACGGTGACTTTGTATAGCTTAGGGCTTTTTAGTTTCTTTCGATTGCCAACAAAGACGGTGCTTAAGGAAATTAAATAGTAGAAAAACGATTCAATTCACTCCAAACAAAAAAGCCCGGGGTTTGAAACCGGGCTTTCTCATTGAAAGAGATGTATTCGGGATTATTGTGCTACCGAAATAACCTCATCTCGGTTGATTACGTTAACGATATGTTTGTATTCAGGAGAATCTTTTCCATATTTTAACTCGGTTGCACGTAATAAGTGAACGTTCTTTTTGTAACGATACTTGAAGAGCATATCATCTGGACCTTTTGTCTTTTTGATCATGTTTTCTTCAAAGCTATATGCACTTGCAAGATACTTGTGAGCAGGGTATTCTTTCTCGTTGTCATCGATTTCGATGTAAAGTTCAAGAATTGGTATACACTGAGGAAGGTTTTGTAAGTCATACTCAGCCATAATCCATGAACGATAAACATCAGAAAGAAGTCTTTTGAACTCAGGTCTTTCTCTTAAGTCAGGGTTTTTAATTTCGTCAAGGTGATTGATCGCTTTAGAGAAGTAGTTAAGTGCATCTTGTTTCGCTTTCATTTTTTCACGGTAAACAACACGCTCTTCTCTTGCTTTACGATCTACTTTTTGCCAGTACCATTTTTCATCTAAGCGCTTTTTCTCAGCTTCTTCTTTGCGGTACTGTTCAACCCAATCTCTATTTTTCATGATGGTGTTAACACCAGATTGGTAGTTTGAAAGAGCCAAACGGAATTGGTTGTTCGCGAAAGTTTTAGAAAGTTGGTGTAACTCTTGGAAAGTTTTGTTATACCCTTTGAAATCAGGGTTCTTCCAAAGAGATTCCTGTTCCATAATTTCTTTCTTTCTTTTCTTTTGGTCTTCAGTGAGTTCCGCATCGTCATTCTCAGGAACGAGTTCGCCTTTGAGAAGTTCGTCGACTTGGTCTTTCGCCGCTTGGCTTTCTTGAGCGTTCGCAGGCTGAGTTTGTGCGAAAAGCACACTAAAGCCGGACACCAGTTGGAGAATAAGGAGATACTTAATAATCTTCATAGTCGTGTGACCCTTTTGTCTCTTTCAATATTTTGAACAAATAGGTTTATCTATTTCTTCAATGAAAGTATCGGTTTGGGATGAGTCAATAATAACGAATTAAAGAGGAAAAAAACCTAAATGTGAACTTTTTCTTCTCAAACTCTTGGTTTTAAAGGGACATAAGTCGATCCAGACCTAAAAAATCTCATTCCTTGACAGCCTAGTGATTTAAAGAAGATTGCTCATTGGAGATGAATTTATCCGAAATTACTTCGATCCGAGACGGAAATCCGCAGTGTAAAACGTGCGGAGGAGTGGGCATTACCTTAGCAGAACATGTGAGGGGATCTCGTTCTGGAGCTCTTGTTTTATGCCATTGTATCGGTAGTGACTGTAACACATGTGAGGCGAAAGGACAACCTCCTTTTATGTCTTTTGATCGAAAACTGGACAAAATGCTCCCTTGTGTCTGTCATAATGCAAGGTTTTCCCTTCGCAATTTAGAAACTCTGGTAGAAAAAGCCAATATACCGGCAAGGTACCGTTTCCAATTTTTATCCACAATTGACATAGGGGACACTGCAAACGACCCTGATATGTCATTTATCATTGCCCACGACTGGGCAAACGAACTCGTTCATAAATTTAAGAATGCAGATTTTACACCACAGGGATTTTACCTTTGGGGAGGAACAGGTTCTGGAAAAACATTACTCGCTTGTGTGATCTTAAACGAACTTGTGTTTCGGTATGGAATTACTTGTAAGTATGCAAAAGTAAACAAAGACTTTTTGTCTGCGATTCGTGATACTTACCAATCTGATAGTGAAACGCACGGGCAAGAACGTTCCATCGAACGGGAATTTGCAAACGTGGATGTCCTTGTGATCGATGACTTTGGTGTCCAAAAGGAATCAGAATTCAACAATCGAAAGTTATACGACCTCATTGATAGTCGTTATGAACAAGAAAAACTCACTCTTCTCACATCCAATCACTCTCTTGTGGAATGGAGAGACCGTGGCCAAGGTCGGATTTACTCACGACTCATGGAAATGACAAAAGAAATCGAATTAAAATGCCCTGATTATCGTACGAAGTTTGTGAAGAGGTAAGACCATGAAGTATTCCAATATTGCCTTTCTTTCTTTGGGTTCCAACATCGGAGACAGGCACCATTTTATGGACCAGGCAATATGGGAAATCTCCACCTTACCAGAGTTACAGATTTTAAAACAATCTGAACGATTGGAAACCGCACCGTTAGAAAACACAAACCAACCTTACTTCTTAAACCAAATTGTAAAGGTAATGGTATCTTCTGCCTTTACACTTCCATGTTTACTCGATTCACTCCAAGGGATTGAAGACAAACTAGGAAGAAAACGTAGGTCTTGGAAAGGACCACGTGAAATTGACATCGACATTCTCACTTATGAGGCTGTTGTGATGAAAACTGATTTTTTACATTTACCCCACCATTCACTATATTCAAGACCATTCATCAAACAATTGTTAACAGATATGGGTGAAATTGGTGTTTATGCCCTTTTTACGGAACTAAACCATGAAAAACATTATTCTACAGTATAAAAAGAAATACGATGCCGGAGAACCGATCTCTGTCATCACCTGTTATGATTATACCTTTGCGACTCTTTTCAATCGCACAGATGTGGATTGCCTTCTTGTGGGTGACTCGCTTGGAATGGTGATCCAAGGGAACCAGTCCACACTTCCCGTTACACTCGATGAGATCATTTACCACACAAAGGCAGTTTGTAAAGGGGCTCCTGACAAAACGATCATTGCCGATTTGCCATTTTTGTCCTACCAAACCTCCATCGAAGAAGGAATTCGTTCTGCCGGCCGAGTGTTAAAAGAAACCAATGCTTCCTGTGTGAAATTGGAAGGGGACTCTGACTTTATCATCGAACTGACAAAACGGATGACCGAATCTGGGATCCCTGTGTTTGCCCATTTGGGACTCACTCCACAATCGGTACATACCCTTGGAGGACACCGTGTCCAAGGGAAAACAGAAGCGGCACGGAACAAAATGATCCGTAAATCCAGAGAAATTGCTGAAGCTGGCGCCTTTGCTTTGTTACTCGAGATGGTTCCCGAATCTCTCGGAAAAGAAATCACGGAATCCATTCGCATTCCCACCATTGGGATTGGAGCAGGAAAGTATACCTCAGGCCAAGTCCTTGTGATGCAAGACTTACTGGGTCTGAATGAAGATTTCCATCCGAAGTTTTTAAAGAAATTTGGGAACTTAAGTGGGGCCGTGAAAGAAGCAGTGAATGCCTATCACAAGGAAGTGACGAAAAGAGAATACCCTTCCGAAGCCCATGTGTTTTTAGATCAATAATCATCAAAAAACATTCATAAACCTCGGAGAGAGAAAGCAGTCTTACTTACGTTTGTTTGCTGCCTCAGCTAGTTTTTCAAACATGGGAACCGTTGTTTCCCAAGACACACAAGCATCGGTAATTGATTGCCCATAAGTCAATGGTTTGGCGTCGATGGATTGGTTTCCTTCTTTTAGATGACTTTCAACCATCACACCAAGAATGTATTTGCTTCCTTTCGAAAATTGTTCCGATACAGAATCCACAACACTCGGTTGTTTGCGAAAGTCCTTTTGGCTATTGCCATGGGAACAGTCCACCATCACTTTTGGTGGGAGACCCGCTTTTTCAATTTGGGCACCCACTTCATTCACAGAAGCCTCATCGAAGTTAGGTCCTTTGTTCCCTCCACGTAAGATCACATGTGTGTCTTTGTTTCCGGCAGTTTTAAAAATCGCACTGCTACCTTGGTTGGTCACAGATAGAAAATGGTGGCTGGAACTTGCAGAACGAATGGCATCAATTGCAATTTGAACATTCCCATCGGTACCATTCTTAAATCCAATTGGTGCGGAGAGTCCAGAAGCCAATTCACGATGGACTTGGCTTTCAGTGGTCCTTGCACCAATGGCTCCCCATGCAACGAGGTCAGCGATGTATTGTGGCGAGATCACATCCAAAAATTCGGTTCCACAAGGGATTCCCATTTTGTTAAGATCGAGTAAAAGTTTACGAGCAAGTTGTAGACCTTTGTTGATATGAAAGGATCCATCTAAATCAGGATCGTTGATAAGACCTTTCCAACCAACAGTGGTTCTAGGTTTTTCAAAATACACTCTCATCACTATGAGAAGTTCTTTTTCAAACTCTTTGATTTTTGGTTTTAACTTTTCTGCATATTCCATGACAGCGCCAATGTCGTGAACGGAACAAGGTCCTACTACAACTAACATACGCTTGTCGTCTTTTCCGTGAATGATGTCTGAAATTTGACTTCTGGTTCTGACAACAACATCAGAAGCTTCATCAGTTAAAGGAAGTTCTTCTATCAAAACGGATGGTGGAATGAGACTGTGTTGTTCTAAAATTCTTAAATTCGCTGTTGGTTTCATAATTAATACTTTTGCATGTTAGGATCAACTAGGTCAGAATAGGCAAGGATTCCCCCAGCAACATTTTTATAAGATTTAAATCCAGCTTGTGCCAAAATCCCGCAAGCCATCCCTGATCTTCCACCAGAACGACAATAAACCAAAATTTCTTTGTCAATTTGGCTTTTGATTTCTTCAATCCTTGCTGCAAGTTCACTCACGGGAATGAGTTTGTCTGTACCCGGTACGAGTGCGATTTGTTGTTCATTCGGATTTCGTACATCCAAAACAAAAAAATCATCCTTTCCTTCCGCTCTTGCATCCAGACGTTTTTTAAAACTGACAACATCGATTTCCGGTACCATTATGTAACTCCGCCCATTTCCTCTAGTTCTAGTGTTGCCTCCTCCCAACGTTTGGTTAGGAGAGAGATTTCTCTTTTAATATCGTTATAAGTGTCCATTTCCAACTGAAAACTTCTGTTTTTAAAGAACTCTGGGTCCTGTAAAAGTTCTTCTTTGTCTTTTTTATTTTTTTCCAGTCTCTCTATTTGGACTTCCAAATCGGAAATTTCTTTTTCTAATTTTTTTCGTTTGTTTTTGCTTGCTTGGGGATTGGGCTTTTTTTCCTCATTTTTTGATTTGGAGGAAGTTTGGTCCTTAGCATTTGTACCCAATTCGTCTTCTTTGTGGAATTTTAGGTAATCGTCAAAACTACAATTTAAGTTTTTTAATTCTCCACCTGAGAGTTGGAAGGTGCGGTTACAAAGTCCCTTCATAAAATCGGGGTCGTGGCTGATGATGAGTAGGCTTCCCGGAAAATCGATAAGAGCACGTTTGATGGCTTCTCGGATGACGATGTCCAAGTGGTTTGTGGGTTCGTCGAGAAATAAACAATTGGATGGGTGATTGACAAGAAGTGCCAAACGTAGGCGACTTTGTTCCCCACCTGATAAGTGTTTTACGGACTTAAAAACTCCGTCCCCAGGAAAAGCAAAATGCCCAAGAAGGGTCCTTGCTTTTTCTTCATTCAGTTCTGGGTATTTTTTTAAGACAGTTTCCACTAGGTTCAGTGATTCATCCAAATCTTCCCCGTGGGTTTGGGAAAAATAACCAAGTTTGGTTTTGGGACCATAGTACAATTTTCCCGTATCAAGTTTGTGTTGTTCTAACAAACAGCGCATGAGGGTTGATTTACCTGCTCCATTGGGACCAACTAACGCAACTTTGTCGCCAGCAGAAATTTCAATCTCTGCATTTTCAAAAATTGTTTTTTTCTCACCTGTGTTTCGGTCTGGATAGGAGAAAGATGCATGTTCTAATCGTAAGATGATATTACTGGAAGGGACAAATTGGAATTGGTAGTCTGGTTTTTGGTTCCAAAAACTATCTTCTGGATTGTCTACTTTGTCCCGTTTTTCCAGGCGTTTGATGACAGACTGAACTTGTCTTGCTTTTGTAGCTTGGGCTCGAAAACGTTCCACCCATTCCATACGTGATTTTAAATATGTTTCTTCTTTTTCAAATTGGACTTTAAGTTTTTCTTGGATTTCGTTTTTGGCTTCAAAAAACTCTTCTAAACTTCCTTGGAATTCAAACGTTCCATGCGGATTGATTTCTATGATGGTATCAACTGTTTGGTTTAAAAATTCAGGGTCATGTGTGACAAGTACAAAGGCCTGGTTTTGGGAAACTAGAAAATCAGCTAACCATGATTTGGTTTTATCATCCAAATGGTTTGTTGGCTCATCTAAAAGTAATAAATTATGTGGATTGAGTAGGGCAATCGCAAGACCGATACGATGGTGGTATCCTGGAGAAAACTCTTTTGTTTTTCTCGTGAAGTCTGTAGTGGCAAAACCAAGTCCCGATAGAATTTTTTTCGCGCGAGCTTCGAGACCGTGTAAGTCGTGTAAGTGGGCAAATTCCTCTAAATCACTCTGATCGTGGAGTAATGTTTCAAATTCTGGATCTTCGTGGTCAGTGGTTTCAAACTTGGATTCGATGGCCTTTCGTTTGGCATCATATTCCGCATACAATTTGTTTTCATCGAGAACGGTTTCAATCACAGACGTATCCGGATTAAATTCAGGAATCTGTTGGAAGAGGGATAAAACAGTATGTTTGGAACGAATCACTTCTCCCGATTCGGGTTTCAGTTTCCCTGCAGCCATTTGGAAAAGTGTGGTTTTTCCAGAACCATTGGGACCGACAAGGGCAACGCGGCAGCCAGGTTTGATATGCCAGCTAAAACCCTCAAAGAGGACTTTAGGACCGAAGTGTTGGTGGATTTGGATGAATTGGATCAAAGCGTTTGCGAAAACCCGCCGTTTCGGCGGGGAATTTAGGAGGGACTAACCTTATTTCTTGGCTAGGAGTTCCGCCTTTCTTTCGCGAAGGTGTTTCACATAAAGGCTTGATTCGCCGTTCATGGTTTCAACCGACTTTTTAATGGCAGAGTCAATTTCCTCAACCGTCATTTTCGCGATTTTTTTGTTCTTCTTTTCTTTTTCTTCTGACATGGAAGTTTTCCCCTTTTAGGTACGTCACTGAGATTCTTCCAGAGTTTCCGTAAGATAGGAGAGGGCAAGAAAAATAAGACAAAAATACAGACAACTGGCAAACTGACCGCATGAAACGGATCCGTCGATTTTTCAGCGAAGTGTATTTGTATGATGTTCATGGCCTTGCCTCTGAACTTTCATTTACCTTTCTTTTGACCCTATTTCCTTTACTGGTTGTATTTGTGACCCTACTTGGGTTACTCCAAGATCCAAAAACCATCAATTTGATGACGGACCAAATTGGGAAATTTTTACCAGCCCCCATTTTCCAACCCATCGACAAAAGTGTTGAAAACCTAACAAAGGTAAAAAGTTATAATGTCATCGCGATTAGTATCGCGATTTCCTTTTTTTCAAGTTTGACCATATTTGGAACCATTTCCAAAGCACTACGATTCATTTCCAGGGATGAAACTCAAGTTGGGTTTATTGCATCTCAGTGGATTAACTTTCGACTCCTTGTGATCTCACTTGTTTTACTTGTATTGTATTTTTATCTGACATATGGAATCGTTTCCATTGAACGAATGTTATACCGTTCATTTCGGTTTTCTTTTTTTAGAAACAGTCCTTATCTTTCAGTTTCCCTCATCATTTTGCCTTATAGCATTGGTTTATTTACCTTTTATTATGCATATATCACAAAAGCAAAAACAACGTTAAAGGAAAATTTACCAGGAGCCATTTTTGCATCCTTACTTGTTCTTGGTATGAGTTTTGGATTTCAATTTTATTTAAAAATGAAAAACGTAGGTGTGAACTATTCTTTGGCGTATGATTTAATTTCAAAAATGGTAGTACTGATGTTGTATACATACATCAACTCTACATTTTTTATCTGGGGATTTTTGTGGAACCAAGTTCTTTCGGATGATCGAAAGAAAAAATCTCAATCTAAAAAATAATCAGGTTCCAGTATCCGTGGACAATAAGAGATGATGATGCCAAAATAATGTCTGGCCAAGGAATGAAACAGCCATTCACCTCCAGACGATAAAATGTCATCAGCATCTAAATCAGTGTAACCTTTTTTATGGAACAACTGATCGAGACTCCAATTTTCTTCTCCAGGGATTACTTGTACTTTTAAATGTGCATAAAATTTATGTTCCAAATGGTGGTAACGAAAGACTAATGCTCTACCACCTAACGGATTTCGTATGGTGAAGGTTAACCAAGAAGGAAAATCATTCTCTGGTTCGGAGTTTAGGTGGTATAATTCCCATCCAATGTCTTTTGCATTTCCAAAAAATTCCTGAAAACTGGAAGCGAAGGCAGATTGGTATTCAGCTGTTATTCCCATTCTTTTTTTAATTCATTTTACAATCCCATTTTTTAGGCAAACTCTATCTCTTTTTTTGTAAGAGTTTGGATTAATAGGGTTCAAATTTAATCCAAGAGAAACAAATTCAGGTTTCCTAAACAAGTGAAGTCCTTATCATGGGAACTCGAGGTTCGTAAGTTATGATCGAAACCATCAACATTAACTGGCCTAGTGGTGCCATCGACCCAACAATTCATTGTCCAGCCTGCGGAAGTATGGTTTTAAGTCCTCTCGAAGAAGAGGGCCCTGGATGCCACCATGTACAATTCATCATCGATAGCGAATCAGGCGAATTTAACTACATTACAGAATCATTTGATGAAATCCTTAAGGAATTTCGGAAACCAGATGTAGAAGAATTTGATGAATGGGATGCAACAGAAGTGTTTCTGGAAGAAGCAGAATCGAATACCTTTTATGTGATGAACTTGATTTTACCAAGTAATGTTTCGATGGAAGATGATCCAGTATGTTTGCGCATAGGATATGAATTATTTTTTACGGAAGACCAAGAAGAATTATACGAAGAATTAGAAAGAAGGCATGACGAGGAGGGTTTACATGACCATAGCCAAAACTAAATCAAATATTGTATTCATCACAGGAGCGGTATTGTTTTTCCTGTTGGTGTCAAATTGTATTATCAGCTACAAAGATTATCCAAAAATTTTGCCCCTTCCTTCGGAAGAAAAAACATTAGACACAAATTTTGTATATGTTCTACCAACATTTCCCCAACTCAATTTAGGGGGAAGAGAAGCTTTAAAAAATTACTTCGAAAACAAAACCAGATTTAAAAAAACTGTGGAAGGTGTTGATGTACCTAAGGTTGGTTATTTGGTAAACGTAAAAGTAAATTACCGATCACCCACACCTGTAGCGACTGCATTTTTAGGAGTTTCAACTCTTACTGCAACTCTACTTCCAGCATGGTCTACACAAGATGGTTACGACGTTCAGTACATACTATACAAAGATGGGAAAAAAGTTGGTACTTATGATTACCACATCTTTCGTAATTATGCACAATGGCTTTTATTTGTTCCAATCTCATGGTACAACTTTGAGACAGCGACTGAGAAAGAGGTATTTGAGCGAATGACATTCAAGTTCTTTGAAGACGCAAAAGAATATTTTTAATCCACTTGGAAGAAACCTTTCAAATTTTTAACCACTTTGCCTGGGGATTTTGGCCAGGGATTTTTGTAGTTTTTAGTGTTGGATTTTTTGTTGGGTTTTTAGCCTCCTTTCTGGGTTTGGGAGGAGGTTTTATTTACACCCCCTTTTTTCACAGTTTTTTTCATCTAACTGCTGTTCAAGCTGTTGCCGTATCACTTGCACAAATGCCAGTTTCTGCTTTGTCTGGATTATATGTTTATTTTAAAAATGATAAAATTCTTTGGAAACAAGGTTTATTATTGCTCATTACCTCAATTCCATCTGCACAATATGCAGCATTAGCATTTGGAAGGTTTGAAGATACGGCTCTCGGTAAACAACTGTATTACGGAATTCCATTGTCTGAATTTGTATATTTGTTTGTGTTTACAATTTTTGTGGGATTACTTGCGGTTTATAATTTATTCACTGCATTCAATAAAAGGAAACTTTACTACAAAAGTTTATCCTTTGAAAATCAAAATCATGTCGTAAAACAAGAGAGTGCACAAACAGCAACAGATTCTAAAACGAACACAACTTCTGTTTCCCATGGGGCATCGGAATTTCATTTTACGAAACAATCAATTTTCGTCGTTTTACTCGCAGGTGTTTTTTTTGGTTTATTCTCTTCTTTGTTCGGAGTGGGTGGAGGATTTTTAGCAGTTCCATTATTTATTTATTATTTTCGAATGAGCCCTGTAGAAGCCGTTGCTACATCCTTTCTAGGAATTTTTCTAACATCGTTTGGGACTACAGTACAATTCCTAATCTTAGGGAAATTGCATTGGGAACTGGCGCTCATTGGTAGTTTTGGAGGGATCTTTGGTGCGAGGATTGGTTCTTTAAAAGCCGTAAAGGCAAAACCATATACCATTTTATTCGTAACATCTTTCTTTCAATTTTT
Encoded proteins:
- a CDS encoding LIC12231 family lipoprotein, which codes for MTIAKTKSNIVFITGAVLFFLLVSNCIISYKDYPKILPLPSEEKTLDTNFVYVLPTFPQLNLGGREALKNYFENKTRFKKTVEGVDVPKVGYLVNVKVNYRSPTPVATAFLGVSTLTATLLPAWSTQDGYDVQYILYKDGKKVGTYDYHIFRNYAQWLLFVPISWYNFETATEKEVFERMTFKFFEDAKEYF
- a CDS encoding ABC-F family ATP-binding cassette domain-containing protein encodes the protein MIQFIQIHQHFGPKVLFEGFSWHIKPGCRVALVGPNGSGKTTLFQMAAGKLKPESGEVIRSKHTVLSLFQQIPEFNPDTSVIETVLDENKLYAEYDAKRKAIESKFETTDHEDPEFETLLHDQSDLEEFAHLHDLHGLEARAKKILSGLGFATTDFTRKTKEFSPGYHHRIGLAIALLNPHNLLLLDEPTNHLDDKTKSWLADFLVSQNQAFVLVTHDPEFLNQTVDTIIEINPHGTFEFQGSLEEFFEAKNEIQEKLKVQFEKEETYLKSRMEWVERFRAQATKARQVQSVIKRLEKRDKVDNPEDSFWNQKPDYQFQFVPSSNIILRLEHASFSYPDRNTGEKKTIFENAEIEISAGDKVALVGPNGAGKSTLMRCLLEQHKLDTGKLYYGPKTKLGYFSQTHGEDLDESLNLVETVLKKYPELNEEKARTLLGHFAFPGDGVFKSVKHLSGGEQSRLRLALLVNHPSNCLFLDEPTNHLDIVIREAIKRALIDFPGSLLIISHDPDFMKGLCNRTFQLSGGELKNLNCSFDDYLKFHKEDELGTNAKDQTSSKSKNEEKKPNPQASKNKRKKLEKEISDLEVQIERLEKNKKDKEELLQDPEFFKNRSFQLEMDTYNDIKREISLLTKRWEEATLELEEMGGVT
- a CDS encoding sulfite exporter TauE/SafE family protein → MEETFQIFNHFAWGFWPGIFVVFSVGFFVGFLASFLGLGGGFIYTPFFHSFFHLTAVQAVAVSLAQMPVSALSGLYVYFKNDKILWKQGLLLLITSIPSAQYAALAFGRFEDTALGKQLYYGIPLSEFVYLFVFTIFVGLLAVYNLFTAFNKRKLYYKSLSFENQNHVVKQESAQTATDSKTNTTSVSHGASEFHFTKQSIFVVLLAGVFFGLFSSLFGVGGGFLAVPLFIYYFRMSPVEAVATSFLGIFLTSFGTTVQFLILGKLHWELALIGSFGGIFGARIGSLKAVKAKPYTILFVTSFFQFLVVTWYLVMKLPKF
- a CDS encoding YihY/virulence factor BrkB family protein codes for the protein MKRIRRFFSEVYLYDVHGLASELSFTFLLTLFPLLVVFVTLLGLLQDPKTINLMTDQIGKFLPAPIFQPIDKSVENLTKVKSYNVIAISIAISFFSSLTIFGTISKALRFISRDETQVGFIASQWINFRLLVISLVLLVLYFYLTYGIVSIERMLYRSFRFSFFRNSPYLSVSLIILPYSIGLFTFYYAYITKAKTTLKENLPGAIFASLLVLGMSFGFQFYLKMKNVGVNYSLAYDLISKMVVLMLYTYINSTFFIWGFLWNQVLSDDRKKKSQSKK